The following is a genomic window from bacterium.
GTTCTGGCCCAGGATCCCCCCGACCTCGCCGACCACGTCCTCGGGTTCGATGCGGACGTTCCGGAAATCGATCGAGTTGGAGGCTGTGCCGCGCATCCCCAGGGTGTCCCAGTCATCGAGGATCGTGATGCCCTCGCGCCCGGCGGGGATGAGCACCGTCAGCAGGCCGTCGGCGAGGCTCTCGGCGCCCTCCAGGAAACTCCACGTGAAGTAGTAGGTGGCGCCGGTGGAGAGCGAGCAGAAGATCTTCCGCCCGGTCAGGCGGTAGCCGTCGCCGTCGCGCTCGATGTGGGTGCGGACCCGGCCCTTGTGGCGGAACGAGATGCCGGGCTCGCTGGTGATGGAGGAGAACACGGCGCCGTCGGTCACCACCTCGCCGAAGTAGCGCTCCTGCTGGGCCGGCGTGGCGATCTGGCGGAGGAAGAACAGGATCGCCGAGTGCATGTTGAACGTCAGACCCGTGCTGGCGCAGCCCTGGGCGATCTTCGACAGGACCGTGGCGTAGGTGAACGAGTCCGCCCCGATGCCGCCGAAACTCTCGGGCACCATCAGCGCCAGCAGGCCGCTGGCGCGTAGATCGTCGTAGTTCTCGAACGGGAACCGGTTCTCCCCGTCGACCATGGCGGCCCGGGGGCCGAAGGCGTCGCGGCTCAGCTCCTCGGCGATGTCCACCCACTTGCGGTGGCGCTCGGGCACCTTGAACGGGGACACCTTGGGTTCCATGCCCCAATCCTAACGATGGCCGGCGCGGCCTTGCCCCGGCCTCCCCTCCCCGGTTGTCGGTCTGTCCGGTGGGAGCAGCCGGTGGGCGTCGGCGGGAGCGTCTGGCGAAATCGCTCCGCCGGCCGTCCCCCCGGCGTCCCCTCCCTCGGTTCTCTGCGGCTATCTCTCTCCGATGGCGGGTCGGGAACTTTCTTCCTCACCGCGACGTCTGAGTAGCAATCGAACGCGCAGAGCGCGCGCAGAGCAAGGAGGGAAGATCATGCAACAGCTCGACACGAAGCCACGGATACGAGCCCGACTCCGGACCGTCGCCGGCGCTGCTGTCGTGGCGGCTCTGCTGGCGACGGCCTGCGGTTCGGGCGCGGACGAGACCTCGGCCGCGCCCCCACCCGCCGCCTCGCCTGCGCCCGAACCGGCCGCCCCGGCGCCTCGGCGAAGCCTCTCGGACTCTCCGCCGCCGGCTCCCCCGCCTGCTGCCGACTTCGAGGTGCACGCGGAGCCTCCGCCGCCGGCCACGGTGGCTGTGCAGGCGCTCCCACCCCCGGCGGAGCCTGCGCCGGCGCCTCCGCCGCCGGCGATCGTCCTACCAGTGGAAGCGCTGGAGGAGGCGGAGGCTGCCGCCGCTCCGGCGCAGGCGGAGGGTGCGCTGGCCCAGGCTCAGGCGGCCGCCGACGTCGCCCGCGGCCAGCCCGCCCCGCCGCCCGCACCGGAGTCCGCGCCGGCGCGGACCCGGGCGTCGGAGGAATCGGCCTGGGGCTCGGTCGAGCCGACCCGGCCGGGCGAGTGTTGGGGGTGCTCGTCCAACATCTTCCGGGACTACGGCGTGAACCCGTTCGTGGACACGCTCCGCGATCCGCTCTCCACCTTCGCCCTCGATGTGGACACCGCCTCCTACGTGGTGACGCGCAACCATCTGGATGGCGGCGTGCTGCCCCCGATGGAGGCCGTGCGAGTGGAGGAGTTCGTCAACTATTTCGACGGCGGCTACGAGCCGGAGTGGGACGAGTTCGCCATCCACATGGAGGCGGCCCCCTCGCCGTTCTCCCGCGACGGCTACGTGCTGCTGCGCGTCGGCGTGCGTGCGCCCGATGTCCTCGCCGACGTCGTCATCCCCGACAGCGTCATCGTGGTCATGGACCGGTCGGGCTCCATGGGCGAGCAGGCCGGCTACGGCGGGGAATGGCTCGATCGGATCCAACTGGCACACGAGGCCGTGGACCTGCTGCTGGACGGCCTGCCGGACGGCACCCGCGTCGGCATCGTGTCCTACGACGACCGGGTCGCCACCGTGGTCGAACCCACCGGCGTGGCCGGCAACCGGGACCGCATCATGCGGCGGGTCCGTGACGAGGTCTACCCCCGAGGCAGCACCAACGCCGGGGCCGGCCTGGAGCGCGGTTTCGACCTGGCCGTGGACGAGGCCCGCCGGGGACTTGAGGTGCTGGTGATGCTGCTCTCCGACGGTGTCGCCAACGTGGGCGCCACCCGCACCGACCAGATCCTCCGGGACATCGGCGACCGCGGCGACATCGGCCTGACCACCATCGGCGTGGGCCTCGGGCCGTTCAACGACGTGCTCATGGAGCAACTGGCCAACTCCGCCGACGGCACCTACCACTACATCGACAGCACCCACGAGGCGCGGCGCATCTTCGGCTCCAACATCGTGAGCCTGCTGGCGCTGGCGGCCCGCGACGCCAAGATCCAGGTGGAGTTCAACCCCGACACCGTGATCTCGTACCGGCTCCTGGGCTTCGAGAACCGCGACGTGGCCGATGAGGACTTCCGTGACAACACTGTGGACGCCGGCGAGGTGGGTCTCGGGCAGAGTTCCACGGCCCTCTACGAGTTGGAGCTGGCGGGACGCTCCCGGGACAGGAGCAGCCGGGACTGGCTGGCCACCGCCACCCTGCGCTACCAGCGGCCCCGCCGGGGCTCGATCACCGAAATCGAACAGAGCGTCACGGGCGCCGAGATCGCCCGCTCGTTCGCCTCGGCAAGCCCCCACTTCCGC
Proteins encoded in this region:
- a CDS encoding von Willebrand factor type A domain-containing protein; the encoded protein is MQQLDTKPRIRARLRTVAGAAVVAALLATACGSGADETSAAPPPAASPAPEPAAPAPRRSLSDSPPPAPPPAADFEVHAEPPPPATVAVQALPPPAEPAPAPPPPAIVLPVEALEEAEAAAAPAQAEGALAQAQAAADVARGQPAPPPAPESAPARTRASEESAWGSVEPTRPGECWGCSSNIFRDYGVNPFVDTLRDPLSTFALDVDTASYVVTRNHLDGGVLPPMEAVRVEEFVNYFDGGYEPEWDEFAIHMEAAPSPFSRDGYVLLRVGVRAPDVLADVVIPDSVIVVMDRSGSMGEQAGYGGEWLDRIQLAHEAVDLLLDGLPDGTRVGIVSYDDRVATVVEPTGVAGNRDRIMRRVRDEVYPRGSTNAGAGLERGFDLAVDEARRGLEVLVMLLSDGVANVGATRTDQILRDIGDRGDIGLTTIGVGLGPFNDVLMEQLANSADGTYHYIDSTHEARRIFGSNIVSLLALAARDAKIQVEFNPDTVISYRLLGFENRDVADEDFRDNTVDAGEVGLGQSSTALYELELAGRSRDRSSRDWLATATLRYQRPRRGSITEIEQSVTGAEIARSFASASPHFRLAAVAAEFAEVLRRSPFVEHRDADMAVLVNEAWYASDDLRRDRDAEELAQLIEDARRLSR
- a CDS encoding acyl-CoA/acyl-ACP dehydrogenase, producing the protein MEPKVSPFKVPERHRKWVDIAEELSRDAFGPRAAMVDGENRFPFENYDDLRASGLLALMVPESFGGIGADSFTYATVLSKIAQGCASTGLTFNMHSAILFFLRQIATPAQQERYFGEVVTDGAVFSSITSEPGISFRHKGRVRTHIERDGDGYRLTGRKIFCSLSTGATYYFTWSFLEGAESLADGLLTVLIPAGREGITILDDWDTLGMRGTASNSIDFRNVRIEPEDVVGEVGGILGQNMSIWSVGYTAVYIGIAEAAFEYCVNTMRAPRSDGSPPRSEDPFTWQEIGKLSMQLEAARRARDTLGYLSGELDTEALTYVLNQAKYLATEAAHSITTSGMRLLGGRGLARSIPMERYLRDAMAGLVMPPSNERCLETVGKLALGLPAKTIEFE